The sequence GGTGCTCGTGCGGTCGCTGTCGGGCAAGGCGCGCGAGATCAGCCCGCTGCTGTGGGTCGTGGCCGCCGGGTTCCTGATCTACTTCGCGCGCGGGCCGATCCAGGCCTTCATCGGCTGATGCGCGGCGGGCCCCCGAAGGGCCCGCCGCACCGGTGCACCGGTCAGCTCGCGCCGAGGATCTCCGCCATCTGCGCGTAGAAGGCGGCAGGATCGCCCGCGAGCGACGCCTTGACCATCGCGGTCCAGTCGTCGACGATCACCTCGATCGAGCCCTGCTCGAGGCCGTCCAGCGACCTGCGGGGCACGTCGCGGGGATCGATCTTCGGGCCGTCGTAGGAGGCGGCGATGTCGGTGTCGGCGGCTCCGAGCAGGACGCCCTGCACGAGCGTGCCCTGCGCTCCGAGCTCCAGCCGGACGGCGTTCGTGAGATTCCACTCGGCGGCCTTGGCCGACGCGTAGGCGCCGGTGCCGCGGGTGGCGAACCACGACAGCGCGGAGAGCACGTTCACCACGGCGCCGCCCCCGTTGCCGGCGAGGACGGGGGCGAACTCGCGGATCACGTCGAGCGTGCCCCAGAAGTGCGTGTCGAACTCGCGGCGGATGTCGGCGAGGTCGCCCGCGACGAGGTCGGCGCCGGTCGAGATGCCCGCGTTGTTGACGACGATCGTGACGTCTCCGGCAGCGCGGGCCGCCGCGACCACCGAGTCGTGGTCGGTCAGATCAAGTCGGAGCGGGACGACCCGGGCGTCGTCGAAGTCGAGGGTCTCGGGTCGGCGAGCGGTCGCGTAGACCCGCGCCGCGCCGCGGTCGAGGAGTTCGAGGACGAACTCGCGGCCGATGCCGCGATTCGCTCCGGTGACGAGGGCTGTCTGATCGGTGATGTCCATGGTGTTCTTCCTGTCGACGTTCCGCGGGCCTTCATCGACCCGCCTTCGGGTACGGTAGACGTTGACGTCAACGTCAGGTGCAAGTCGGCATCCGGCGACGGCGTCCGAGACGAGGAGGACGCCGTGCGCATCGGAGACGTGGCCGGCCGGTCCGGGGTCTCGACGAGAGCCCTCCGCTACTACGAGGAGCAGGGGCTCCTCTCGTCCGACCGGACGGCGTCGGGGCAGCGCGTCTACCCGGAGTCGGCGGTCGAGCGGGTGCGGATGATCCAGCGGTTCTTCACCGCGGGCCTGGCCAGTCGCACGATCCTGCGGATGCTGCCCTGCGTCGACGCCGGAGTGGCCTCGCCGGAGGTCTTCGAGCTGCTCGAGTCCGAGCAGGAGCGGATCCGCACGGCCATCGCCGACCTGCAGGCGGCCCAGGCCGAGCTCGACCGCATGATCGAGATCGCGCACCACCCGACGCCCGAGCACTGCCCGGCCCTCCGCGACGTGGCCTG is a genomic window of Frondihabitans peucedani containing:
- a CDS encoding SDR family oxidoreductase, whose translation is MDITDQTALVTGANRGIGREFVLELLDRGAARVYATARRPETLDFDDARVVPLRLDLTDHDSVVAAARAAGDVTIVVNNAGISTGADLVAGDLADIRREFDTHFWGTLDVIREFAPVLAGNGGGAVVNVLSALSWFATRGTGAYASAKAAEWNLTNAVRLELGAQGTLVQGVLLGAADTDIAASYDGPKIDPRDVPRRSLDGLEQGSIEVIVDDWTAMVKASLAGDPAAFYAQMAEILGAS
- a CDS encoding MerR family transcriptional regulator → MRIGDVAGRSGVSTRALRYYEEQGLLSSDRTASGQRVYPESAVERVRMIQRFFTAGLASRTILRMLPCVDAGVASPEVFELLESEQERIRTAIADLQAAQAELDRMIEIAHHPTPEHCPALRDVAWGPYAAEAAGATRT